The Thiorhodovibrio litoralis genome includes a window with the following:
- the rimM gene encoding ribosome maturation factor RimM (Essential for efficient processing of 16S rRNA), which translates to MAASNQPQGADRRVVLGRIVGVFGVRGWVRVLSETDPLENILKYSPWLLSGAPNVRQPGASKLDASKPDVSKAPPGGRELAAADACEWRVLQGQRHGKGLIVRLQHCDDRDLAQSLVGAEIAVRRSQLPQPAADEFYWTDLEGLRVETTEGVVLGLVHGLLATGANDVLVVRGERERLIPFVWDQVVRELDFAQGLMRVDWDPDF; encoded by the coding sequence ATGGCTGCGAGCAATCAACCTCAGGGCGCTGATCGCCGGGTTGTCCTCGGGCGCATTGTTGGCGTTTTCGGCGTGCGCGGATGGGTCCGGGTACTCTCGGAGACAGACCCGCTTGAGAATATTCTCAAGTACTCGCCATGGCTGTTGAGTGGCGCGCCCAACGTGCGCCAGCCTGGTGCATCTAAGCTTGATGCATCTAAGCCGGACGTATCCAAGGCGCCACCGGGCGGGCGAGAGCTTGCCGCGGCTGATGCCTGCGAATGGCGGGTGTTGCAGGGGCAGCGGCATGGCAAGGGGCTGATCGTTCGCTTGCAGCATTGCGACGACCGCGACCTGGCCCAGAGCCTGGTCGGGGCTGAGATCGCGGTGCGGCGTAGCCAGTTGCCGCAGCCGGCGGCTGATGAGTTTTACTGGACGGATTTGGAAGGTCTGAGAGTCGAGACCACCGAAGGCGTGGTGCTCGGGCTGGTGCATGGCTTATTGGCGACGGGCGCCAATGATGTCCTGGTGGTGCGCGGCGAGCGTGAGCGCCTGATTCCCTTCGTTTGGGATCAGGTCGTGCGCGAATTGGACTTTGCACAGGGGCTGATGCGCGTCGACTGGGACCCGGATTTCTGA
- the rplS gene encoding 50S ribosomal protein L19 yields the protein MSNVILELEREQMTREVPPFAPGDTVVVQVKVTEGNRERLQAFEGVCIAKRNRGLNSAFTLRKVSHGEGVERVFQTYSPAIANIDVKRRGDVRRAKLYYLRERSGKSARIKEKV from the coding sequence ATGAGTAACGTAATTCTTGAGCTCGAGCGCGAGCAGATGACCCGCGAGGTGCCGCCTTTCGCGCCCGGTGACACCGTGGTGGTTCAGGTGAAGGTGACAGAAGGCAACCGCGAGCGCCTGCAGGCGTTCGAAGGTGTCTGCATTGCCAAGCGCAACCGCGGCCTTAATTCCGCCTTCACCCTGCGCAAGGTCTCGCATGGCGAGGGCGTCGAGCGCGTATTCCAGACCTACAGCCCCGCCATTGCCAACATCGATGTGAAGCGTCGCGGCGATGTGCGTCGCGCCAAGCTCTACTACTTGCGTGAGCGTTCCGGTAAGTCGGCGCGTATCAAAGAAAAGGTGTAA
- the trmD gene encoding tRNA (guanosine(37)-N1)-methyltransferase TrmD yields the protein MRFDVITLFPEQFRILSGEGVVARALSRGIADLHLWNPRDFALGPHRRVDDRPYGGGPGMVMLYEPLAATIAAARAASPDARVAYLSPQGRTLDQQAMQDIAAAPGWILLAGRYEGVDERLLERCVDQEWSIGDYVLSGGELPAMVVMDAVIRLLPGALGHERSALEDSYMNGLLDCPHFSRPEDIAGVRVPDVLLSGDHGAIARWRRKQALGRTWLKRPDLLANMTLDSEEQQLLHDFIQARQGAAQDSGEIEQ from the coding sequence GTGCGCTTCGACGTCATCACGCTGTTTCCGGAGCAGTTTCGCATTCTGTCCGGCGAGGGCGTGGTGGCGCGCGCGCTAAGCCGTGGCATTGCTGATCTGCACCTGTGGAATCCGCGCGATTTCGCACTTGGCCCGCATCGGCGAGTCGACGACCGGCCCTATGGTGGCGGGCCAGGCATGGTGATGCTGTATGAGCCGCTGGCCGCGACCATCGCGGCGGCGCGCGCGGCCTCGCCCGATGCGCGCGTGGCGTATTTGTCGCCGCAGGGCAGGACGCTCGATCAGCAGGCGATGCAGGACATCGCAGCGGCTCCGGGGTGGATTTTGCTGGCAGGGCGCTACGAGGGCGTCGACGAACGCCTGCTCGAGCGTTGTGTCGATCAGGAGTGGTCGATCGGGGATTATGTCCTGAGCGGCGGTGAACTGCCGGCTATGGTGGTCATGGATGCCGTCATCCGGCTGCTGCCGGGAGCCCTGGGCCATGAGCGCTCGGCGCTGGAAGACTCTTACATGAACGGTCTGCTGGACTGTCCGCATTTCAGCAGGCCGGAGGACATTGCCGGTGTGCGGGTGCCGGATGTTCTGCTAAGCGGGGACCATGGCGCCATTGCGCGCTGGCGCCGCAAGCAGGCGCTGGGGCGAACCTGGCTGAAACGCCCGGATTTGCTGGCGAATATGACACTTGATAGCGAAGAGCAGCAGTTGCTGCATGATTTTATTCAGGCTCGGCAGGGCGCCGCGCAGGATTCAGGAGAAATCGAACAATGA